The genomic window GACGAGGTCTCGCCCCCATCATCGTCTCCGGGAATCCCAAGCGGACCATCTCCATACCAGACGTTCATCAACTGGCGCACGCGCCGCTGCGTCTTCCATGGCTGCCCGGAGAAATCGTAGAGATACGGAATGTGATAGCCAGGCTCGTTGCCCTGCGCATAAAGCCCCACCAGACCAGTCGAGTCAGGAAATTGATTTAAATATTGATACTTCGACGTTCCATATTGTTCGACGAAGAGTTGATCCAGCTTGGCGTTGAAGCTGTCTCGTCCTCCCATCAACTGAACCAGGCCGGCAACATCGTGCTGCACATGGAACGTATAGGTCCACGCATTCATCTCGGTGAAGTAGTCTCTCCCACCTTGCCCACCTCCCAGCTTTGGATCGAAGGGCGTTACCCACTGCCCGTCCGCGCTCTTCGGAGCCATGAAGCCTATCTTCGAATCGAACACATTTCGATAGTTGTGAGCCAGCTTCATGAAGTAGGCATAGTCGTCCTGCTTCCCAAGAATCTTTGCGATCTGGGCCGTGCACCAGTCGTCGTAACTTGTCTCAAGCGTCACCGAGACCGCCTGACGCCGCTCTCCCGTAACCTCGGGAACAGCCTCAGTCTGTCCCGCAGCGAGCGCCGGGAAAAATCCCTTATCAAAGTACACATGGTCCAGGCTCGTCAACGGACCACGCTTCCATGGCAGCATCGTCGCCTGCGTCTCGTTCTTGCGAATCCCCTGATAGGCCTCTTGAAGATCGAAGTCGCGATAGCCTTTTTGATATGCATCGAGAATGTAAGCAGCCGCATGATGCCCGATCATTACCGCCTGCTCACCCGCCACCGAAGGAAAAGATGGCAGCCAGCCGCTCTGCTCATACATCCGCAGATAAGAGCGGATCATGTCTTCCTGCCGAGGAGCTTCGAGCAACAATTGCAAAGGATGCAGAGAACGGTACGTGTCCCACAGACCATCGTCTACATAAAAATCATGGCCATTCGTCTCGTGAACTTTATGATCGTAGCCGCTGAAATACCTGCCGTCCTCTGTGATGTCCGTCATGCGGCCCAGGGACCGATACAACGCCGTATAGAAGATCGTGCGCTGGCTCTCACTGCCTCCATCGATCTCGACCGCTCCAAGCTGCTTGTTCCATAACTGCTTTGTCTGCTCCTTCACCTGCTCAAAGCTTCGCCTGGCGATCTGCTCCTTCAGATTTTTCTGCGCCTGTTCCGTGCTGATGTACGAAAGCCCAACACGAACCTCGATCTGATCTCCACCTGGTTCCTCGGCAACGAACCCAATATGATCTCCTGACACGCTCTGGCTTTGAAACAAGGAATCCTTCTGCCATGTCTCAACATGGCTGAAGGGCTTAGAAAACTCGGCATAAAAATACTTTCTGGTCTCGCCATCTTTCTCCGAAAGCTGCGCGACGGTTCCACCCACTCGCTCGCTGCCCTCAACCGCCGAGTCGCCGACAACTTTTAGCTCCGCCCCGTCCTCCATACTCAAAACCACATGAGCCGTAGAGCCAGCAGGCAACGCGAACCGGTAATAGGCTGCCGCCTGACTTGCTGTAGCCTCTGCCTTGATACCCCAACTCTGCAGATCAGCCTCGTAATAGTACGGTGTAGTTGTTTCGAAATCGTGATCGAACGTAGAGGCGTAATCCCTGGGTTGCGTGCTCACCTTTCCAGTCGAGATCATCAACATGGCCGGGCCAGCCGGAAACCCATAGATCTTGTCCGCAAGATAGCGGTCATTGATTCCCGGCGTCGTAATCGGCGCAAGGCGAGCCATTCCATGAGGCGTCTGCACGTAGGGAATAGTCGCTGTCAACAGTTGGCCGATGCCGCCAATGTTTGGCGAGACATCATCTACCGGCTCCACATGCTTCACTGCAGGGCTGGCAACAGCGCTCCCTGAAATGCACAGCAGCAATGCTGCAAATAATACTGTTCTGCACGTTCCATTCTGTACTGGCATAGCTCTCCGTTCTTATGTCTTCACGTCGCGCATTCAGAGTGCCTTATGGCTTCAATAGAAATCGCGTG from Granulicella sp. L56 includes these protein-coding regions:
- a CDS encoding GH92 family glycosyl hydrolase; amino-acid sequence: MPVQNGTCRTVLFAALLLCISGSAVASPAVKHVEPVDDVSPNIGGIGQLLTATIPYVQTPHGMARLAPITTPGINDRYLADKIYGFPAGPAMLMISTGKVSTQPRDYASTFDHDFETTTPYYYEADLQSWGIKAEATASQAAAYYRFALPAGSTAHVVLSMEDGAELKVVGDSAVEGSERVGGTVAQLSEKDGETRKYFYAEFSKPFSHVETWQKDSLFQSQSVSGDHIGFVAEEPGGDQIEVRVGLSYISTEQAQKNLKEQIARRSFEQVKEQTKQLWNKQLGAVEIDGGSESQRTIFYTALYRSLGRMTDITEDGRYFSGYDHKVHETNGHDFYVDDGLWDTYRSLHPLQLLLEAPRQEDMIRSYLRMYEQSGWLPSFPSVAGEQAVMIGHHAAAYILDAYQKGYRDFDLQEAYQGIRKNETQATMLPWKRGPLTSLDHVYFDKGFFPALAAGQTEAVPEVTGERRQAVSVTLETSYDDWCTAQIAKILGKQDDYAYFMKLAHNYRNVFDSKIGFMAPKSADGQWVTPFDPKLGGGQGGRDYFTEMNAWTYTFHVQHDVAGLVQLMGGRDSFNAKLDQLFVEQYGTSKYQYLNQFPDSTGLVGLYAQGNEPGYHIPYLYDFSGQPWKTQRRVRQLMNVWYGDGPLGIPGDDDGGETSSWYVLSAMGFYPVCPGSPVYEIGSPIFAKSSIRMANGKEFTIIANHVSAQNKYIQSAQLNGKSLNNPWFAHAAIANGGTLVLEMGDKPNKQWGSTPEDAPPSMSPIAGGASAAAL